ATCGCCGGTCAGCTCGCCGCCCTGGACCTGGCCTCGCACGGGCGGGCCTACCTGGGGCTGGCCCGGGGGACCTGGCTCGGTGCGGTCGGCCTGCCGCAGCCGCGACCGCTTACCACGATCGAGGAGGCCGTCGAGGTCGTCCGCCGCCTGCTGCGCGGCGACCGGAGCGGCTTCGACGGCCGGGTCTTCTCGCTGGCGGCCGGCACCGCCCTGCGCTACGCCGTGCACCGGCCCGACCCGCCGCTGCTGCTCGGCGCGTGGGGCCCGCAGGGCGCGGCCCTGGCCGGCCGGATCGCCGACGAGATCAAGGTGGGCGGCAGCGCCAACCCCGACATGGTGCCGGTGATCCGCGAGCGGCTCCGGGCCGGCGCGGAGAAGGTCGGGCGGGACGTCGCCGACGTCGGCATCGTGCTCGGCGCGGTGACCGTGGTCGACACCGACGGCGAGGCGGCCCGGGCGAAGGCTCGCACCGAGGTGGCGATGTACCTGGCGGTCGTGGCGGAGCTGGACCCGACCGTGGCGCTCCCCGACGACCTGGTGAAGCGGGTCGGCGACCTGGTCGACGCGGGCGAGCACGCGGCGGCCGGCCGGTCGATCCCGGACGACGTGCTGGACCGGTTCGCCTTCTCCGGCACCCCGGAACAGGTGGCCGCGCAGGCACAGGCGCTCATCGACGCCGGCGTCCGCCGGGTCGAGTTCGGCACGCCGCACGGACTGACCGACGAGCGCGGGGTGGACCTGCTCGGCTCCGCCGTCCTGCCCCTGCTGCGCAGGTGAGCCCGATGCCGCTCACCGTCGTCGTCGGCCCCGGCCTGGTGGCCGACACCGCGCTGCTGGCGTCGCTCGTCGCCGGCGCCTGCGCCGAACTGGACGTCACCGGCGAGGTCGTGACCGCCGCCTCGGCCGATGAGCTGCGGTCGCTGCTGGCCGCGTCGGACCGGCCGGTGGTGGTGCTGCCCGGTCCCACCCCGCCGGTCCGCGCGTTGATCGGCGCGCAGCCGCCGCAGGCGGTCTGGTACGACCTCACCGTCGAGCCGCCGGTGCCCGGCGCGGCCCACCTGGCCGGTCGGGGACTGTGGGGCGTGGTGTGGGCGGTCCGGCACGCCGTGCACCGCTTCCGCGCGCCCGCCACCCGGGTCGCCTACGGGTCCCATCCGGAGCAGTGGGGTGACCTGCGGCTGCCGGTCCCGCACGACGTGCCCGCGCCGGTCGCGGTGCTGCTGCACGGCGGCTTCTGGCGGTCGGTCTGGGGCGCGGACCTGATGGACGCCCTCGCCGTCGACCTGGCCGACCGCGGTTACGCCTCCTGGAACGTGGAGTACCGCCGCCCGGACCGGCACGGCTGGGACGCCACCACGCAGGACGTCGAGGCCGGCCTCACCGCGCTGCGCGGCCTCGCCGCCGACCGGCCGCTGGACCTGGATCGGATCGTGGTCCTGGGCCACTCGGCCGGCGGGCAGCTCGCCCTGCGGGCCGCGGCGGACCTCGCCGGCCGCGCGGGCGGGCCACGTGTGGCCCTGGCGGTGTCGCTGGCCGGGGTGCTCGACCTCACCGAGGGCGAGCGGCGTTACCTCGGCGACGGCGCGATCGCCGCGGCCCTGGGCGGCTCCCCGGCGACGGCCCCCCGGCGGTACGCCGAGAGCGACCCGATGCTGCGGCTGCCGGCCGGCGTGCCCACCCTCCTCGTGCAGGGGACCGCGGACAGCCCCGACCTGGTCGACGCGAACCGTCGCTACGCGGTGGCGGCGGCCGACGCGGGCGACGACGTCCGGCATCTCGAACAGCCGGGGGACCACTTCGCCGTCATCGACAGCGGCGCGGACATCTGGCAGGACACGATGGCCGCCGTGGACGCCCACCTGGGTCGTTGACGCCGCGCCCCGTACCGAATCGCCCTTCGTGTTCACCTACGTGAAATCGGAGGGCGATTCGTGGTGCCCGGTGGTGACCTCAGAACAGGCGGGGCGTGACCACCGAGACCACCGTGGTCACCGAGTCGGTGTCGTTGTACATCTGGTGCGGCACCGACGAGCGCAGGTGCACGCTGTCGCCCGGGCGCAGCCGGTGCTCCACGCCCTCCACCTCGTAGAGCAGCTCACCGGAGATGACGTAGGCGAACTCCTCCCCCCGGTGGCCGTACGCGTTCTCCCGCCGCCCGCCCGGCGCGATGTGCACGAGCATCGGCTCCAGCACCAGGTCCGGCCCCCGGTCGGAGAGCATGCGATAGGTCTGCTGCCCCGACACGTACTGCGTGGCAGACGTTTCCGCCCTGGTGAGCGTGAAGTGCCGGGGGAGCGGGGAGACGTTGCTGTCCGACGCGCCGGTGCCGGCGTCGAAGAAGTCGGCCACCGAACGGTCCAGCGCCTTGGCGACGCTGCCGAGCGCGGTCAGACCGATCGAGGAGATCCCGCGCTCGACCTGGGACAGGAAACCGATCGACAGGCCGGCGCGGGAGGCGAGGCCACGCAGGGTGAGCCCGCGCTCCTTGCGGTAGCGCCGGATCCGGGCCCCGACCACGCCGGCCGGGGTGCTCTCGTCCACGGCGCCACCGGCGCCGGCCGGCTGCGGCCGGGTGTCCATGGACCGCACGTGGACCTCCTGTCGCCGTGGCGGGGGAGCCCGCCCGAGATGTTCGATGCTATCGAACATGCCCGCGGGTGTGCGAGGGGTAGCCGGCCCGCAGTTCCCCTCGCCGCGGCGGTCGGCGCGAGAATGCGGTCATGAGTTCATCGCAGCCCGGCGTCGACCCCGGGCCGGACCCGACCGCGGATCACCGCTACCTGCTCGACAACGCCCGGGCGGAGGCGGGCGAACGGTTCACCTGGCTGGCCGAGCTGTTCGACGGCGTCACACGGGGGCACGTCGACCGGCTCGGCGCGCGGCCGGGCTGGCGCTGCTGGGAGATCGGCGCCGGCGGCCCCAGCATTCCCGAGGCGCTCGCCACGGCCGTCGGGCCGACCGGCCACGTGCTGGCCACCGACATCAATCCGGCCTGGTTGGACCCGCACGGCGGGTACGAGGTGCGCCGACATGACGTCGTCGCGGACCCGCCGCCGCAGCCCGGCACGTTCGACCTGGTCCATGCGCGGCTCGTCCTCGTCCACGTGCCCGACCGGGCCCGCGCGTTGGCGACGATGGCGGCGGCGCTGCGGCCCGGCGGCTGGCTGCTGGTGGAGGACGCCGACACCGAGCTTCAGCCGCTGGCCTGCCTCGACGAGGTCGGCCCGGCGCAGCGGCGCGCCAACCGGTTACGGCGCGCGGTCCGGGAGCTGATGACCCGCCGCGGCGCCGACCTGCGCTTCGGCCGGACGCTGCCCCGGGCGTTGCGCGCGGCGGGCCTGGTCGACGTCGCGGCGGCCGGGTGCTTCCCGGTCGGCGGGGTGGCCTGCGACCGGCTGGAGGCCGCGACGGTGCGCATGGTCCGCGCCGACCTGCTCGCCGCCGGGCTGGCCGACGACGCCGAGATCGACGCGCACCTGGCCGCCGTGGACGCCGGCGAACTCGACCTGACGCTCGCGCCACTGATCTCGGCGTGGGGACGCCGCCCACCGTCCTAGGGTGCGGGCCGGCGGACCGGGCGTCACCCGGACGCGCAGCGACGCCACGGTCTCGACGGTCTGCTCACGGACGCCGTCGGAGGGCTGCAGCTCCAGCGCGCGGACGACGTCGCGCTGCTGGGCGTCCGGATCGGGCACCCACCGGCTGGCGGCGAGTGATCCGGGACACCACCCGCGGTGAAGCCGTCACGATCGGCGGCGCTGTCCGGTCATTGCGGGTGTAGCCGGGCGAACGCCCGACGGTCCGACCGAGACACGAGGTGTGAGACATGAAGATCGCCGTACTGGGTGGCACCGGGCTCATCGGCTCGCAGGTCGTACGGATCCTGCGGGACGGGGGGCACGAGGCGGCGCCACTGTCGCCGTCCAACGGGGTGGACCTGTTCACCGGCGACGGCCTCGACGCCGGGCTGAAGGGCGCCGACGTCGTGCTCAACCTGACGAACTCGCCCACCTTCGACGAGGCATCGGCCACGTTCTTCCGGAGGACCATGGACAACCTGCTCGCCGCCGCCGACCGCGAGGGCGTCGGGCACGCGGCGGTCCTCTCCATCGTCGGGGTCGACCAGGTGCCGGACCTTGCCTACTACCGCGCCAAGGTCCTGCAGGAGGACCTGCTCAAGGCCGGCCCGGTGCCGTACTCCATCGTCCGCGCCACCCAGTTCTTCGAGTTCGTCGACTCGATCCTGGCCATGACCACCGAGGGAGAGACGGTACGACTGCCCGGCACCCCGGTGCAACCGATGGCCTCGGCCGACGTGGCGCGGGCGGTGGCCGAGGTCGCCGTGGGGCAGCCGCTGAACGGCGTCCGTAACGTGGCCGGCCCGGAGGTCTTCCCGCTCGACGAACTCGGCCGGATCACCCTGGCGGCCAAGGGCGACCCCCGTACCGTCGTCACCGACGGCGCCGCGGGCATGTTCGGCGCGGTGCCCGGTGACGTCCTGATCGCCCCGCGCGACGCCGTCCTGGCCACCACCACCTACCGGGACTGGCTGGCCCGCTAGGGCCGACGCCGCACGCCGCGGCAGGCCGTGCTCCGGCACGGACAACGCCTCCAGCGGGCCGGGCGCGGTCCTCCGGCGCGGGCCGCGCGTACACAGAACGCGCCCTCGGCCAACCAGGCGGAGGTCTCCCAGCCGGGTATACGCGCGTCCAACACCACGGGGTGGCCCGTGGTCGGCGGATGCCTGGCGGGGGCGGGATGCCCGGCAGCACAACCCTGCACGGCGAGCAGGCTGGCTACGACGATCGCGATGATGCGAGTGCGCATGTCTTAAGCATTCCGGCTAAATGTCCCCGCGGCGACCAACAGCCGCCGCGGGGACGAAGTTGTCACGTCAGCAGAAGCAGGCCATCAACGCGATCCAGACCGCGTACGCCGCCACCGCAGCCCGGCGGGGTTGCCGGTCGAGCCGCCGGGCCACGGCGAGGACCCGGCGGCGACGGTGGAGCGCGCCGACGAACTGCGGGCGGCGCTGCTGCTGCTCGGCACCCGGCTGACCGTCGGCCTGGGCCGGCCGGCCTCCGCCGCGGATCAACTGCGGCTGCTGGCGGCGTTCCTGGAGGTCGCCCCGACCGGGAGCCCGGCTGCGCTCGCCGAGCTGGCACGGGACCGATGACGTGGCCACGAGCCCGCGCGGGCACCGCCGGACCGGGGTTCAGGGACGGTGCCAGCCGCGCAGTTTCGCCGGGTTCACGACGACCCACAGGACCGCGGCGGCGTCCTCCGTCCGGCTGACGGCGATCACGGCCACGGCGGTGCCGGCCTGGCGAAGGGCCAGGCCGGCCCGCCCGTTGACGCTCTCGACCGTCACCTGCGTGCCGGGCAGGAGGGCGCGCAGCAGCCGGGCCACCTCGGCGGCGCCGTGCCGCGGGCCGGCCGGAGCCGGCACCCGGCCGCCGCCGTCGCACACCGCCACGGCGTCCGGATGGAGGGCGGCCCCGATCGCCGCGACGGCACCGTCGCGGCAGGCGGCGGCGAGCCGGCGTACGGCGTCGTCATGCGCGTCCGACATCGCCTGACGACGCGCCCGCCGCGCCCCCGCCGACGATCAGCATCGTCCGCATTCCGCGCGCCCCCAGTCCCCGGATCCGCACCGCTACGGCCGGGCGGGCGGCGCAGATGTGACAGCGGTCAGCTTGTCGGGATTCATCATCCACAGCAGCCGTTCGATGCCGGCCTCGGACGCGCTGACCGTGATCACGCCGAACGGCGTCCCGTCCCGGCTCAGGACGGCGCCGGTCTGTCCGTTCGCGTCCGTCCACCGGACCTCCACGCCCGTCCAGAACCAGGACGACACCGTGACGACGAACCGCGCCACCCGATCCCCGCCGGAGATGACCTTGCGGGCGACCCGCCGCGCGCCGTTGCCGTCGGAGACGCTCGTCGCGTCGGCCGCAAACAGCCGTTCGAGCGCCGCCAGGTCACCGCTGCGGGCGGCCTCCAGGAAGGTCCCCAGCAGCTGCCGCTGGGCGGTCGGCGAAACCGGGATCCTCCGCTCCTCGGCGATATGCCGGCGGGCCCGGCTGACCAGCTGACGGACGGCCGGTTCGGTCGACTGCAGGATCTCGGCGATCTGCGGATAGGGATAGTCGAACGCCTCCCGCAGCACGTACGCGGCCCGCTCGTGCGGGGTGAGGCGCTCCATCAGCATCAGCACCGCGAGTTCCAGCGCCTCCCCGCGCTCGGCGCCCAGGAACGGGTCGGCGCTGGTGTCCACCGGCTCCGGCAGCCAGGGTCCGATGTACGTCTCCCGACGGACCCGCGCCGACTGCAACTCGTTGATGGCCAGCCGGGTCGCCGTCGTGGCCAGGAAGGCGCCCGGGTGCTCCACCACGCTGCGGTCGGTCGCCTGCCAGCGCAGCCAGACCTCCTGCACCAGATCCTCGGCCTCGCCGGCGCTGCCGAGCATCCGGTAGGCGATCCCGAACAGGCGCCGACGCACGCCCTGGAAGATCGACGCCGCCTCGTCCAGATCAGTCACCCGAACCCCCAAGGTCGCTCGGCTCAGGCTAGCGGGCTGTCACGATCCGGTGGCCTGTCAGGTCATGGGTGACGACACGGCCGACGCCCAGAGGCAGGGCAGACGATCCGGCGCGGACGGCGCTCGGCCGGACCGACCCGGCGAACCGGACGGACGCGCGTTCCACGGCCAGTTCGCCGCCGACCTGTCTGCGTCGGAGGCCGCCGTGCTGGCCGCGACACAGCGACCGGCGCGCGTGCGATGGTGTCGCGGGCCGGACCGGGCGAACCGCCCCGGCGGCGGTGGCGGGACCAGGCGGTCGTCGCGGGATCGGGGACACCCGTCGCAGATCGAATTGATTCGATATAGCATCGCGACAGGGCAGCGTCACTCCGCCCGGGCGTACCACGCGGAGTGCTCGCCATCCACCGGACGGACCGGGTAGCCGGCCGGTGGCCACCGATTCGGGCGCGGCCGGCTGACGCCGGCTCGGCGTCCCCTGCGGCCTGCCGGTCCAGCGACAGCGGGCCGGACAGAACACCGAGGAGAAAGCACAGATGAACGACGTACCCGCTCGACCGAAACGCCGCACCAGGGCCGCCACCAGGCTGCTTCTGGGCGGAGCCTGCGCGCTGGCGATCACCGTGTCCTCGATGGCCGTGGCGACCTTCGCCAGCGCCGACCTCAGCGGACCGCCCGGGACCACGCTGAAGGCCGCCGCCGAACGCAGTGGCAGGTACTTCGGGGCCGCCATGGGGGGAGACCGGCTCAACGACTCGGGCTTCCTGACCATCGCGAACCGCGAGTTCGACATGATGACCGCCGTCAACGAGATGAAGCCCGACGCGACCGAGCCCAACCGGGGTCAGTTCGACTTCCGCGCCGGTGACGCGATCTACAACTGGGCCGTCCAGCACGGCATGCGGGTCCGTGGTCACACCCTGGCCTGGCACGCCCAGCAGCCGAGGTTCTGGGGCAGCCTCAGCGGCAGCGCCCTGCGGACCGCGATGATCGACCACATCAACGGCGTGATGGCCCACTACAAGGGCAAGCTGGCCTACTGGGACGTGGTGAACGAGGCGTTCGCCGAGAACGGCAGCCGGCGGTCGTCGAACCTGCAGTCCACCGGGAACGACTGGATCGAGGTGGCGTTCCGGACCGCGCGCGCCGCCGACCCGAGCGTGAAGCTCTGCTACAACGACTACAACATCGAGAACTGGACGTACGGCAAGACGCAGGGCGTCTACAACATGATCAAGGACTTCAAGGCCCGTGGCGTCCCGATCGACTGCGTCGGACTCCAGACCCACTTCACCGGCGGCAGCTCGTTGCCGGGCAACTTCCA
The genomic region above belongs to Micromonospora sp. WMMD1128 and contains:
- a CDS encoding LLM class flavin-dependent oxidoreductase, with amino-acid sequence MTVEIGLGLQSDKPAGAYARLARAAESHGFDVLTVFGDLMYQPPIFPLLEMAQATDRVRLGTACLNPYSMAPYEIAGQLAALDLASHGRAYLGLARGTWLGAVGLPQPRPLTTIEEAVEVVRRLLRGDRSGFDGRVFSLAAGTALRYAVHRPDPPLLLGAWGPQGAALAGRIADEIKVGGSANPDMVPVIRERLRAGAEKVGRDVADVGIVLGAVTVVDTDGEAARAKARTEVAMYLAVVAELDPTVALPDDLVKRVGDLVDAGEHAAAGRSIPDDVLDRFAFSGTPEQVAAQAQALIDAGVRRVEFGTPHGLTDERGVDLLGSAVLPLLRR
- a CDS encoding alpha/beta hydrolase: MPLTVVVGPGLVADTALLASLVAGACAELDVTGEVVTAASADELRSLLAASDRPVVVLPGPTPPVRALIGAQPPQAVWYDLTVEPPVPGAAHLAGRGLWGVVWAVRHAVHRFRAPATRVAYGSHPEQWGDLRLPVPHDVPAPVAVLLHGGFWRSVWGADLMDALAVDLADRGYASWNVEYRRPDRHGWDATTQDVEAGLTALRGLAADRPLDLDRIVVLGHSAGGQLALRAAADLAGRAGGPRVALAVSLAGVLDLTEGERRYLGDGAIAAALGGSPATAPRRYAESDPMLRLPAGVPTLLVQGTADSPDLVDANRRYAVAAADAGDDVRHLEQPGDHFAVIDSGADIWQDTMAAVDAHLGR
- a CDS encoding XRE family transcriptional regulator; translated protein: MDTRPQPAGAGGAVDESTPAGVVGARIRRYRKERGLTLRGLASRAGLSIGFLSQVERGISSIGLTALGSVAKALDRSVADFFDAGTGASDSNVSPLPRHFTLTRAETSATQYVSGQQTYRMLSDRGPDLVLEPMLVHIAPGGRRENAYGHRGEEFAYVISGELLYEVEGVEHRLRPGDSVHLRSSVPHQMYNDTDSVTTVVSVVTPRLF
- a CDS encoding methyltransferase domain-containing protein; amino-acid sequence: MSSSQPGVDPGPDPTADHRYLLDNARAEAGERFTWLAELFDGVTRGHVDRLGARPGWRCWEIGAGGPSIPEALATAVGPTGHVLATDINPAWLDPHGGYEVRRHDVVADPPPQPGTFDLVHARLVLVHVPDRARALATMAAALRPGGWLLVEDADTELQPLACLDEVGPAQRRANRLRRAVRELMTRRGADLRFGRTLPRALRAAGLVDVAAAGCFPVGGVACDRLEAATVRMVRADLLAAGLADDAEIDAHLAAVDAGELDLTLAPLISAWGRRPPS
- a CDS encoding NAD(P)H-binding protein, whose translation is MKIAVLGGTGLIGSQVVRILRDGGHEAAPLSPSNGVDLFTGDGLDAGLKGADVVLNLTNSPTFDEASATFFRRTMDNLLAAADREGVGHAAVLSIVGVDQVPDLAYYRAKVLQEDLLKAGPVPYSIVRATQFFEFVDSILAMTTEGETVRLPGTPVQPMASADVARAVAEVAVGQPLNGVRNVAGPEVFPLDELGRITLAAKGDPRTVVTDGAAGMFGAVPGDVLIAPRDAVLATTTYRDWLAR
- a CDS encoding nuclear transport factor 2 family protein; the encoded protein is MSDAHDDAVRRLAAACRDGAVAAIGAALHPDAVAVCDGGGRVPAPAGPRHGAAEVARLLRALLPGTQVTVESVNGRAGLALRQAGTAVAVIAVSRTEDAAAVLWVVVNPAKLRGWHRP
- a CDS encoding RNA polymerase sigma-70 factor; amino-acid sequence: MTDLDEAASIFQGVRRRLFGIAYRMLGSAGEAEDLVQEVWLRWQATDRSVVEHPGAFLATTATRLAINELQSARVRRETYIGPWLPEPVDTSADPFLGAERGEALELAVLMLMERLTPHERAAYVLREAFDYPYPQIAEILQSTEPAVRQLVSRARRHIAEERRIPVSPTAQRQLLGTFLEAARSGDLAALERLFAADATSVSDGNGARRVARKVISGGDRVARFVVTVSSWFWTGVEVRWTDANGQTGAVLSRDGTPFGVITVSASEAGIERLLWMMNPDKLTAVTSAPPARP
- a CDS encoding endo-1,4-beta-xylanase, which gives rise to MNDVPARPKRRTRAATRLLLGGACALAITVSSMAVATFASADLSGPPGTTLKAAAERSGRYFGAAMGGDRLNDSGFLTIANREFDMMTAVNEMKPDATEPNRGQFDFRAGDAIYNWAVQHGMRVRGHTLAWHAQQPRFWGSLSGSALRTAMIDHINGVMAHYKGKLAYWDVVNEAFAENGSRRSSNLQSTGNDWIEVAFRTARAADPSVKLCYNDYNIENWTYGKTQGVYNMIKDFKARGVPIDCVGLQTHFTGGSSLPGNFQQTLSSFAALDVDVALTEADVTNASTSQYQGMAQACASVPRCVGITTWGIRDSDSWRGNENPLLFDRNSNPKAAYTAVLNALNAASTTVPGTSTPPTTTPPTSTPPTSTPPTSAPPTSTPPTSTPPGACTATYRMVNSWGGGFQGEVTVANNGSATLNGWTVRLTLAGGQTLANIWNGINTGTSGTVSVRNADYNGSLGGNASTTFGFLVNGSSNAAPGNLSCTSP